The Oncorhynchus nerka isolate Pitt River linkage group LG13, Oner_Uvic_2.0, whole genome shotgun sequence sequence aataatattgcgatatttAACTGTATCAATTCCCCCCCCCATCACTAATTTGCATTACCCTGGAAAACACACACCATGTCTCAGAAGACCAAAGTCAGTTTAGCAGTAATCTAATTCATCAGCGGTTAGATGAGTAATTTAAGTGTTTAAATCACCGAGACCTGGCCATGAACCTACTTGGAAAATAGAAGAGGTACAATATTGAAGTGTTTACATGCAGTGAGAAGAACAGGGTAGTGAGATGAATGTATAACAAAAGCTATGGGGAAGGTAGTTGGCAGATCATTAAAACATTCCAGAATTAAAACATTCTAGAATAGATAGGAGGCACAAGTGACAGAAAATCGAAACTAACAGAAAAAAAGATGCAGTCTAGTTATCCTACATGTCCAATATTCCACATTTTAAAGTAAAAGAAATAATACTTACAAAATCTggaataaaatacagtagaacagtaagcCTCCATTTATGAACAGCATACAAAATAGGTCTTCTTTATTTAGGCCTTCAACTCCAATACTTAACTACCATGAAGATAGACAGACTGATAAACCTCTGACGTTTTACCATGTGTCCCACTCTTTCACTTGCGTGCCCTTCTCACCAAGAACATTATCTTCACAACTGTAACACTTCTATAGACAAATCTTCCGTTTTGGCTCGTCTGATCCAAACACAAACCACAGGCACGACAGCCACCTTACTTTCGTTATCTATTCTTAGTCGTTTCCCATAATAATACCCAGCGTATTGTCTCCCAGCGACCTTCAGGAGGAGATCCTGTTTACCTTAGAGGAGGAAGAGGCGGGGGTGGCTGTCTGTTTCCAGTAGGCTCAACACTATCTCCAGCTCCTGTCTCCAGTAGTCTCAACACTGTACCCCGTGACACCAGCTCCTGTTTCCAGTAGGCTCAACACTGTCTCCAGCTCCTGTCTCCCAGTAGGCTCAACACTGTCTCCAGCTCCTGTCTCCCAGTAGGCTCAACACTGtctccagctcctctctcccaGTAGGCACAACACTGTGTCTCCAGCTCCTGTCTCCCAGTAGGCTCAACACTGTCTCCAGCTCCTGTCTCCCAGTAGGCTCAACACTGTCTCCCAGTAGGCTCAACACTGtctccagctcctctctcccaGTAGGCACAACACTGTGTCTCCAGCTCCTGTCTCCCAGTAGGCTCAACACTGTCTCCagctcctgtctccctgtaggctCAACACTGTCTCCAGCTCCTGTCTCCCAGTAGGCTCAACACTGTACCCCGTGTCTCCGGCTCCTGGTGGTCTCCTAGAAGGAACCTAATAGCCCTTCTCCTCTCTGGATGGTCATTCTATTTCAGGAATATGTTATTTAGTTCGTGTTCCAAAAATTCTGCTGCAAAGTAATAAATAAAGCACATAAAAAGCTGTAGGATTGAAGAATCCACATGTGTTCGTTATTGCCAAATTTGTTACTTGCAATTATTATTTTGTAACAAATTCTAAAGAACATATTCCTGAGAATATAGGCTACCATCCCTGCCCTCCTCATTCCCACAAGACTGGGAGTTGGCTATCTGTCGCCGCATGTGTTCAGTGAGGAAGACAGATAAAACAGAGACTTCCTGTGGAGATGAGAAGTCTGACGCCTGCCTAGCCCCACTACAGCCTAGCCCAGCCCAGTCAGACCTCCAACCTACTCCCACACACAATGTCATTGTCACAGCAATTCAGTCATATTCAGAGACCAGACAACACATTAGAGTACTGACAAAACGATTTGTAAAACTTTTCTTTCTACAGGGCCAATAGAAGCACAAAAAGACAGCACTCAGTGAGTGACAGTAGCCACATGTATGACCAAAATATGCAGTACACAAGAATTCTGAGTACTGCACAGAGAATTGAAGAGTTAGAAACATGGTTAGATGACATCTCTGAGATTAGCCTAATTTCTGTGAACTGTGCAGGTATCTAGGCATCtgctctttttattttatttaactaggcaagtcagttaagaacaaattcttattcacctttatttaaccaggtaagcaagttgagaacaagttctcatttacaattgcgaactggccaaatttacaatgacggcctaccaaaccCGGAttaccctgggccaattgtgcgccgccctatgggagttccaatcacagccagatgtgttACAGCCTAGAatcaaaccagggcctgtagtggcacttcttgcactgagatgcagtgccttagaccaatgCTCCATTCTGGAGCTCTTACCACAGTGTTGGTACTGGTGTGATTTGTACATCGGTACCTGGTGCAGTCGTTGGTGGATATCCCACTCAGTGAAAGCCCATCGATCCTCATGAGCCCAGGTCTCTTCTATCTCCATAGGAATGGGTGGCTAATCTGAAAACGAAAGGAAATTGGAAGGGGAATAAGCCTAATTATGCCTAGCAAACAACTATTTAATGTCTGGTCTTGTAGCAGTGGGGTTAATACCTATCAGACAAACTCACTAGCTAGCAAACAGACTGGCAAGATGTAGGCTTGTATACAACACTATCAGCTTAAGCTTACATACGTCTGACATTCCATTCCCAAAATTGAAATCACATGCTGGGAAGACATGTGGATTTAAGCACTTGAAAGGGTGACACACACATTACATGACATGGCTTATTCTGGAGTCTGATGATGTGCCCAGTTTGCAAAGTCCAAAACACATGACACATGGATGATCTCATGAAATTCAAGAGACATTTGCAATCTCCATGGTGAAATACACCAGCTAGACAGTCTAGCTACATTATTTACCCTGCTAACTATCGAGTCTTGTCATATACATTTAGTAACTAGCGTTAATGACAGCTAGCTAGGTAACTAATGGTAGCTAAGTAGCTAGTTGGCCAAGTCATGCCAGATGAAACCGGTATGTGATGCAGACGATTGAGAAGTTCAGCTGCTAGATAGCCTATATTCGATGATCCATTAGCCAGTGTATAGCTATTGATATTATCAAATCAGTGATGGCTAGTTTAGAAACACATACACCAGTTGTAATTAAAGTGGTTAGCTAgctataacgttagctagcgtagCTTGCTAGCTGACATTTCTTAGCGTTCAAATGTTAGCTCGACCGGCATTACCATAAACAACTCTCAGAGAAGTAAGGCCCATCTTGAATATCGTTTTAACTAACTATAGTCTAGTTACTAGACAACTTACTCAGTTTTGCTCCACTGCAGCAAGCCTGGCGAACACCACATGCTAACAGAAATACATGATGGTGtggagttagctagctagtgttgcCTTCTTTTCATATGTTGTCGTTGAGCATTGCAGCCTGCAATTATCCCCATTTCCGATAGGCGGCAGCAGTGCGCTTTTTTTGTCGCTTATCATACAGTAAAAGAAGAAACATCATTCTCCAGGAAGTGCTCCATTATAAACATTTAGACAACTAACCTATGCTTTCACCTGTCAACAATGCTGTCACTGAATAATTTAGGCGTTATTTGCATATCTCAGGCTCTTCAGCATTCACCAAAGTTATTAGCTATCAGGCAATGGTTATCAAAGGCTTCGTCTCGTGCAACGCTATGCAACAACTCTATCACCTTCAGCAGTAAGGGCACAAGGAGGCACACGGGCTTCAGATTACTTAACGAAAGTATAGTAAAACATGTCAGTTCACTGCAAACGACTTTCTGCACAGCCTCTGGGAAGCTACACTGTTGGAACTGTAGCCAGTCTATCGAACAAACTCCGGCCTTCTTCTGTTTATCGTGTAACTTTGTCCAGCCTCCAGATGAGAGGGCGTCCTATTTCCTGATTATGGAGTGGTGAGTGATATGACGTTTTCAATTGAAATGTTACATTATGTTTACACACTCACTAAGCTccctattattatcattattattattcatttagTTTGTATTCACTATTTTGTTTGCACTCATCACAAACGgtgcctccagaaagtattcacaccccttaactttttccattttgtttgtgttacagcctgagtttaaaatgtattaaattgagattgtgtgtcactggcctacacacaataccccctagTTTCAAAGTGGAATAATGGTTTTAGAACACTTTAAAAATGAATGAAAAAGTCAGTGGTGTTAAGTGAAAATACTTTAAAGTCCTACTTTACAAAAAAACTTTCTGTAGTTTACTTTACGAttaatatttttgacaacttttacttcactacattcctaaatatatatatatatatatatatataatgtactttttactccatacattttcccggACACCCAAAAGTATTCTCAAAAGGacatacttatcaagagaacatccctggtcatctctactgcctcctgatctggcagactcactaaacacaaatgctttatttgtaaatggagtctgagtgttggagtgtgcccctgactatccataaattaaaaaccagaaaattgtgccatctggtttgcttaatataatgaattttaaattaattatacttttaatacttaactatattttagcaattgcatttacttttgatacttatgtatatttaaaaccaaacttttactcaagtagtattttactgagtgacttttacttgagtcattttctagaAAAGATATcttgacaattgagtactttctCCACCACTGTTAAACATGAAAATattaaatgtcttgagtcaataattatTCATCCCCTTTGTTAATGcaggcctaaataagttcaggagtaaaaatgtgcttaacaagtcacataataattgcatgtactcactctgtgtgcaatacaATCAAGTCCACTTTTATTGGtcagatacacatggttagtagatgttaatgtgagtgcagcgaaatgcttgtgcttcacgTTCCAatcgtgcagtaatatctaacaaggaatctaacaatttcacaacaactaccgaatacacacaagtgtaaaggacagtgagtgtgaatacttatgtaaatgagatatttctgtatttcattttcaatacatttccaaacatttctaaaaacatgtttgcactttttcattatggagtattgtgtgtagaaggtTGAGAAAACAAAATATGTATTTcatctattttgaattcaggctgtaacacaacaaaatgtggaataaatgcaTGGGCAGGAATCACAATCAGTTAAAAAACAAGACCTTTAATAGGACAGATTCACCCTAAAGTACCCTACAGTGCAATGGATGCTTAACCTCTGTTATTGCTTATTTTTAGTGACCAGACCTTTGCACTGGATACCCAGAGGCTGCAGAAAACATACTTGAAGCTCCAGCGGTCTCTTCACCCTGACAACTTCAGCCAGAAAACTGCGGTATGGATGGAGGGCTCAGGGCTTGTCAGTTGACAGCAATAAGGCTGGAACACTTGGGTTTTGAGTAGGGATGGGCATTTTTAATAATTTCGCTATTAGAATGATATACAATTTTGGGGGCGATATCTGGGTATTTGAAATGCATGTGTTTTTAAAGTTTAAAAACTATAACGAGGACTTGCTCGCGCGAATCAGGTGAGGCGGTGTGCTCTCTGCTTGTCAAATAATCGGGTTATCATTAATAGTTACCTCAGCCACAAAGTTAAAATTGGCTATAtcgtaaaaattcatgaaaacaaaaatgagctTTTGGGTCTTAActttatgcctaaccttaaattaacagtgtggttaatgtTATTTGCTAAGGTTAAGTTCGAATTCACGTTTATGCAGATACATATTTGAAATAGCCtaggtttatgactttgtgactgtggtaACTTGTGATGACCATCAAATCGATGTAAAGAAGCTACACTAGCCAGTTAAGTTTGCTATTTAGTAAGGCTAATTGAGACTGTTTTGCTGTGCTCCCGGTTCTAATGCCACAACAGCTCTATTCATATTAAACAACAGCCTACCTATTGCTTGATCATGGTAGCCTATCACTTCTCatttagcacgcgctccagcaggtatatctctctggttacccccaaaaccaattctttctttggccacctctccttccagttctctgctgccaatgactggaacaaactacaataatctctgaaactggaaacacttatctccctcactagctttaagcaccagctgtcagagcagctcacagattacttcacctgtacatagcccacatataatttagcccaaacaactacctctttccctactgtatttattttatttatttattttgctcctttgcaccccgttatttctatctctactttgcacattcttccactgcaaatctaccattccagtgttttacttgctatattgtatttactttgccaccatggcctttcttttgcctttacctcccttctcacctcatttgctcacatcgtatatagacttgtttctactgtattattgactctgtttgttttactccatgtgtaactctgtgtcgttgtatgtgtcgaactgctttgctttatcttggccaggtcgcacttgtaaatgagaacttgttctcaacttgcctacctggttaaataaaggtgttctcaactagcctacctggttaaataaaggtgttctcaactagcctacctggttaaataaaggtgaaaaaaaaaaataataataaaacatttagCCAACTTTATTCCATAATTGTAATTCCATTTTGCATTGATTAGAAATCTCCAACTTCACTTGCTACACATGGAGTAGCCCAATAATGGACTAAAGGAGCCTAACTACTCCTTATAGTCCAAAAACCTTACATGTTCTGTTTAAAGGCGCATTGGCTCTGGaagccaaaacagccaaatactccatctaaacgTGAATCGATTCTTGCGGTACGTTTCTTGAACAATAAATCCTtttactttcatatcacatcCAAATTAATTTCACAAATGTAAAATACATTTGTGGTGTCCGTCTTCCGTTCACACAGATGTTTGGTGACGCAGATGTTAAGACCGAGCATTGGGTCCCTTTACAAACTCCCCCGTACAGAAGTCGCCTTCGTCTGATGACTCTTATGTGTAGTATAATGGATGTTGATCAAGGGGCTACACATGGTACAGATGGTGCCTCGGACCGGAGTGCAGCTTTGATTGACCGACAataacaaggtgcacctgtgaaaaattacatttaaaaaaaaaaaaaaacgtttttaatAGTCATAACTGTTCTAAAACTGTTGTTTGATAAAAATGTCATGGTCCATCCTTGTATGTCAAAAATGTCACATACATAATTGAATTACACTTTAGCATTTTATTCAAATAGGCCTATGTCATGTTTTGAATAATCCCAGAAGTAGGCTAATCAAATAACTGTGCCCTAGTTTTGCAAAAGGCTAAGGCTGGGATAAGAGAAAAGGCGGGGGGTCAGGGTTTTGAAAAAGTAATCCAGTGCTAGGGCTAGGTTTACGCTAGGACTTTCATGAAGGCTCATGTTTGAATAGAGGTTTTGAAAAAGTAATCCAGTGCTAGGGCTAGGTTTACGCTAGGACTTTCATGAAGGCTCATGTTTGAATAGACGTTTTGAAAAAGTAATCCAGTGCTAGGGCTAGGTTTACGCTAGGAAGGCTCATGTTTGAATAGAGGTTTTGAAAATTGGTTAATAGGCCTACCAGGCCTGTACATTACTAGGAATGGGCAATACCAGGCCTGTACAGTACTAGGAATGGACAATCTCAGGCCTGTACAGTACTAGGAATGAACaataccaggcctgtatagtactaGGAATGGACAATCCCAGACCTGTACAGTACTCGGAATGGACAATCCCAGGCCTGTACAGTACTAGGAATGGACAATCCCAGGCCTGTACAGTACTAGGGAATGGACAATACTGGGCACGGACAATACCAGGCCTGTACAGTACTAGGAATGGACAATACTAGGCACGGACAATCCCAGGCCTGTACAGTACTAGGAATGGACAATCCCAGGCCTGTACAGTACTAGGGAATGGACAATCCCGGACTTGTACAGTACTAGGAATGGACAATCCCAGGCCTGTACAGTACTAGGAATGGACAATACCAGGCCTGTACAGTACTAGGAATGGACAATACTAGGCACGGACAATACCAGGCCTGTACAGTACTAGGAATGGACAATAGCAGGCCTGTACAGTACTAGGAATGATCAATACTAGGCCTGTACAGTACTAGGAATGGACAATACTAGGCCTGTACAGTACTAGGAATGATCAACACTAGGCCTGTTCAGTACTCAGACTTGACAATAATAGGCATGTACAATACTGGGAATGGACAATACCAGGCCTGTACAGTACTAGGAATGGACAGTACTTGAAATTGACAATACTAGGCCTGTACAGTTCTAGGAATGGACAATACTAGGCCTGGACAATACTAGGCCTGGACAATACTAGGGAATGGACAATCCCGGACTTGTACAGTACTAGGAATGGACAATCCCAGGCCTGTACAGTACTAGGGAATGGACAATACTGGGCACGGACAATACTAGGCCTGGACAATACTAGGGAATGGACAATCCCGGACTTGTACAGTACTAGGAATGGACAATACTAGGCATGGACaataccaggcctgtatagtactaGGAATGGACAGTACTAGGAATGATCAATACTAGGCCTGTACAGTACTAGGAATGGACAATACTAGGCCTGTACAGTACTAGGAATGGACAATACTAGGCATGGACaataccaggcctgtatagtactaGGAATGGACAGTACTAGGAATGATCAATACTAGGCCTGTACAGTACTAGGAATGGACAATACTAGGCCTGTACAGTACTAGGAATGATCAATACTAGGCCTGTACAGTACTAGGAATGATCAATACTAGGCCTGTTCAGTACTCAGACTTGACAATAATAGGCATGTACAATACAGGGAATGGACAATACCAGGCCTTTACAATACTCATAATGGACAATACCAGGCCTGTACAGTATTGGAAATGGATAGTACTCGACCTGTACAGTACTAGGCCTGGACAATACTAGGCCTGGACAATACTAGGCCTGGACAATGCTAGGTTTGGACAATACTAGGATTGGACTATACTAGGCCTGGACAGTACTAGGAATGGACAATACTAGGCCTGGACAGTACTAGGAATGGACAATACTAGGCCTGGACAATACTAGGCCTGGGCAGTACTAGGAATGGACAATGCTAGGAATGGACAATGCTAGGCCTCAACAGTACTGGGAATTGAACAATGCTAGACCTGGACAGGACGAGGCCTGGACAGGACTCGGAATGGACAATACCAGGCCTGTACAGTACTAGGGATGGATAATACTAGGCCTGTACAGTACTAGGAATGGACAGTACTTGGAATTGACAATACTAGGCCTGTACAGTTCGAGGAATGGACAATACTAGGCCTGTACAGTACTTGGAATGGACAATACCAGGCCTGTACAGTACTAGGAATGGACAATACTAGGCCCGTACAGTACTAGGAATGGACAATGCTAGGCCTGGACAGGACTAGGAATGGACAATACTAGGACTGTACAGTACTAGGAATGGACAATGCTAGGCCTGGACAGGACTAGGAATGGACAATACCAGGCCTGTACAGTACTAGGAATGGACAATAATAGGCCTGTACAGGACTAAGAATGGACAGTACTAGGCCTGGACAGGACTAGGAATGGACAATGCTAGGCCTGGACAGGACTAGGAATGGACAATACTAGGACTGTACAGTACTAGGAATGGACAATAATAGGCCTGTACAGGACTAAGAATGGACAATACTAGGCCCGTACAGTACTAGGAATGGACAATACCAGGCCTGTACAGTACTAGGAATGGACAATACTAGGCCCGTACAGTACTAGGAATGGACAATGCTAGGCCTGGACAGGACTAGGAATGGACAATACTAGGACTGTACAGTACTAGGAATGGACAATAGGCCTGTACAGGACTAAGAATGGACAGTACTAGGAATGGACAATACTAGGCCTGTACAGTATTAGGAATGAACAGTACTAGGAATGGGCAATACCAGGCCTGTACAGTACTAGGAATGGACAATCCCAGGCCTGTACAGTACTAGGAATGGACAATCCCAGGCCTGTACAGTACTAGGAATGGCCAATACTAGGAATGGACAATGCTAGGCCTCTACAGTACCAGGAATGGACAATGCTAGGCCTCTACAGTACCAGGACTGGACAATACTAGGACTGTACAGTACTAGGAATGGACAATAATAGGAATGGGCAATACCAGGCCTGTACAGTACTAGGAATGGGAAATACCAGGCCTGTACAGTACTAGAAATGGACAATACTAGGCCTATACAGTACTTGGAATGGACAATACCAGGCCTGTACAGTACTAGGAATGGACAATACCAGACCTGTACCGTACTAGGAATGGACTAAACTAGGCCTGTACAGTACTAGGAATGGACAATACTAGGAATTGGACGAAATCAGGCCTGTACAGTACTAGGACTGGACAAATCTAGGCCTGTACAGTACTAGGAATGGACAATACTAAGCCTGTACAGTACGAAGAATGGACAATACTAGGTATGGACAATACCAGGCCTGGACAATACTAGGATTGGACAATACCAGGCCTGTACAGTACTAGGAATGGACAATCCCAGGCCTGTACAGTACTAGGAATGGACAATCCCAGGCCTGTACATTACTAGGAATGGACAATCCCAGGCCTGTACAGTACTAGGAATGGACaataccaggcctgtatagtactaGGAATGGACAATCCCAGACCTGTACAGTACTCGGAATGGACAATCCCAGGCCTGTACAGTACTAGGAATGGACAATACTAGGAATGGACAATACTAGGCCTGTACAGTACTAGGAATGGACAGTACTTGGAATTGACAATACTAGGCCTGTACAGTTCTAGGAATGGACAATACTAGGCCTGGACAATACTAGGAATGGACAATCCCAGGCCTGTACAGTACTAGG is a genomic window containing:
- the hscb gene encoding iron-sulfur cluster co-chaperone protein HscB, whose translation is MLSLNNLGVICISQALQHSPKLLAIRQWLSKASSRATLCNNSITFSSKGTRRHTGFRLLNESIVKHVSSLQTTFCTASGKLHCWNCSQSIEQTPAFFCLSCNFVQPPDERASYFLIMECDQTFALDTQRLQKTYLKLQRSLHPDNFSQKTAQEQEYSEYQSALVNKAYRTLLKPLSRGLYMLELNGMGIEEGTDAGADPLFLMELMEINQALDEARSKEESAKIGASMKEKLKDLTEQIDASLHKGELQAAKALLAQMKYFANIEEKVKEKLSELM